In Candidatus Thermoplasmatota archaeon, the DNA window GCCATCAGAGACGGCCATATGAGAGACCCACCTAGGCTGGTCAAGCTGTAGCCGAGCGTGAAGACCGCCAGATTCTTCTCCGTTACGAACAGGATGCAGCCAAGGGCCTCGGCGACAAGGCCCACGAGGAACAGTTTCTTCCTGCCGAATGCGTCCGCGAGGTAACCGCCGAAGATGTATGTGATCACCCCGACGGCCGATCCCAATCCTCCCATGAGCCCGATTTGTTGGGAGCTGAACCCGAGCGCCGCCCAGTAGTATATGAGGACATACCAGAGGACCCCTCCCGTGATGCCCGTGAAGAAAGAAGCCTTCACGAGCCATCTCTCCTCCTTGCCGGACCCTGAGTAGTACTTCGCCGTCGCGCGAGCACCGTCCTGGCTGGTGCGCGCAAACAATGCAAACGGGCCGGAGGATTTCTCTGTCAGAGGGTAAACCCCGCAGGGCCCGGAACGCGTCTGCTGGTATTAACCTCGCGCTGGAACAACGACTGTTTATGGTTATCTTTATCCAGTAGGATTATCTACCATCTCGCGATGGAGTGGACCTGGGAAGGATTAGTATCCGCGTTCGACAGGCTCGCACCTGACGGCACGCCGAAGAGGAAGCTGCTGCAGATAATCTCGATTATTCTCGTGATCGAGGGTTTGTCAGTCCTCGCCCTGTTCTCATATCAGGGCGCAGCCGTCGGCATATCCTCGCTAGCGCTGGGCATGCTCTTGCTGGTCCTCCTCAATCCTGTCAGGAAGCCCGGCCGAACAGAAGAGGCAGAAGTCAAACCCAGCGACGTCCGACAAGCGCCCCAGAAGGACCCTCCTGGCATCGTGCTGATCAAGTGGGTGTTGAGGCGCGAGATCAGCGGCTACTTCTTGATGGCCTTGGGAGCGGCCGCGATCGTGTCCGTGGTCGTCTGGAACAGCTTTCTGTCCGAGAGTCCCAGCTACGGTGACCTGGACACGCTCACGATCATGTTCGGAGGCATACTCATCATCTTCCCTCTGTTGTTCGAGAAGTTCGAGGCCGAGGCTTCCTTCTCCCTAATATTCCTCGGGCTGGTCGTGCTCTTCCTGGTCGTGCCTCAAGCAGTGATGTCCGTGTACGGTGGCACCGGCTCGTCCGTGGGCAACGCCTACGTCCACTACATGCTCGCCGCCCCTTTTGCCGGCGCGCTGGACCTCATCGGGATCGATGCGAGCTCCCAAGGCAACTTGGTCACGATGCAGT includes these proteins:
- a CDS encoding exosortase/archaeosortase family protein, encoding MEWTWEGLVSAFDRLAPDGTPKRKLLQIISIILVIEGLSVLALFSYQGAAVGISSLALGMLLLVLLNPVRKPGRTEEAEVKPSDVRQAPQKDPPGIVLIKWVLRREISGYFLMALGAAAIVSVVVWNSFLSESPSYGDLDTLTIMFGGILIIFPLLFEKFEAEASFSLIFLGLVVLFLVVPQAVMSVYGGTGSSVGNAYVHYMLAAPFAGALDLIGIDASSQGNLVTMQFHDGTVQTLAISAYCVGLYSFSIFLAAFFSFVLVFERLPVKVLTIVLSVGLVIAYLGNLFRMVIIGIVGYYRGLDALLWAHENAGWIIFLSWSAVFWYLLLGYTSRHRSTD